A part of Neovison vison isolate M4711 chromosome 6, ASM_NN_V1, whole genome shotgun sequence genomic DNA contains:
- the PTPN23 gene encoding tyrosine-protein phosphatase non-receptor type 23 has product MEAVPRMPMIWLDLKEAGDFLFQPAVKKFVLKNYGENPEAYNEELKKLELLRQNAVRVPRDFEGCSVLRKYLGQLHYLQSRVPMGSGQEAAVPVTWTEIFSGKSVAHEDIKYEQACILYNLGALHSMLGAMDKRVSEEGMKVSCTHFQCAAGAFAYLREHFPQAYSVDMSRQILSLNVNLMLGQAQECLLEKSMLDNRKSFLVARISAQVVDYYKEACRALENPDTASLLGRIQKDWKKLVQMKIYYFAAVAHLHMGKQAEEQQKFGERVAYFQSALDKLNEAIKLAKGQPDTVQDALRFAMDVIGGKYNSAKKDNDFIYHEAVPALDTLQPVKGAPLVKPLPVNPTDPAVTGPDIFAKLVPMAAHEASSLYSEEKAKLLREMMAKIEDKNEVLDQFMDSMQLDPETVDNLDAYSHIPPQLMEKCAALSVRPDTVRNLVQSMQALSGVFTDVEASLKDIRELLEEDELLEQKLQEALGQAGAGQAGSKAELAEVRRDWAKYMEVHEKASFTNSELHRAMNLHVGNLRLLSGPLDQVRAALPTPALTPEDKAVLQNLKRILAKVQEMRDQRVSLEQQLRELIQKDDITASLVTADHSEMKKLFEEQLKKYDQLRVYLEQNLAAQDNVLRALTEANVQYAAVRRVLSELDQKWNSTLQTLVASYEAYEDLMKKSQEGKDFYADLESKVAALLERAQSTCQAREAARQQLLDRELKKKPPPRPTAPKPLLPRREEGEAAETGDLPEELRSLPPDMVAGSRPPETYLGTATPLHFPPSPFPSSVGPAPHYLSGTVPPCTYSGPSQVLQPRAPQVPGHPAMAMAPGPALYSAPAYTPELGLVPRSSPQHGVVSSPYRGVGPPPPVAGLPSAPPPQFSGPEMAMGVRPATTTVDSVQAPISSHTAPRPNPSHVPPQPCFPVPPPQPQLLPAPYTYPVGAKPPLTAPPAQHHFPPGIPPGFPAPRVGPQPHPAGVAFGPQPPQQPLPLQHPNLFPPQAPGRVPPQAPYPFAPQSGVLGQPTPPLHTPLYPGPPQDPLPPHSGALPFPTPGPPQSPHPTLAYGPAPSPRPLGPQAAPLSIRGPSPAGQPTPNPHLVPSPAPSPGPGPVPPRPPAAEPPPCARRGTAAADLLSSSPESQHGGTQPPGGGQPLLQPTKVDAAEGRRPQALRLIERDPYEHPERLQQLQRELEAFRGQLGDAAALDAMWRELQDAQEHDARGRSIAIARCYSLKNRHQDVMPYDSNRVVLRSGKDDYINASRVEGLSPYCPPLVATQAPLPGTAADFWLMVHEQKVSVIVMLVSEAEMEKQKVARYFPTERGQPMVHGALSLALSSVRATETHVERVLSLQFRDQSLKRSLVHLHFPTWPELGLPDSPGNLLRFIQEVHAHCLHQRPLHTPVVVHCSSGVGRTGAFALLYAAVQEVEAGNGIPELPRLVRRMRQQRKHMLQEKLHLRFCHEAVVRHVEQVLQRHGVPPPGRPSVGTSVSQKNHLPQDSQDLVLGGDVPISSIQATIAKLSIRPPGALDSPAASIPGPIEPPGLPPASLPESTQLPPSSPPPLSSPQPEAPQPEEEQPVPEAPSLGPPSSSLELLASLTPEAFSLDNSLRGKQRMSKQNFLQAHNGQGLRAARATDDPLSLLDPLWTLNKT; this is encoded by the exons ATGGAGGCCGTACCCCGCATGCCCATGATCTGGCTGGACCTGAAGGAGGCTGGTGACTTCCTCTTCCAGCCGGCCGTGAAGAAG TTTGTCCTAAAGAATTATGGAGAGAACCCAGAAGCCTACAATGAGGAACTGAAGAAGCTGGAGTTGCTCAGACAG AATGCTGTCCGTGTCCCACGGGACTTTGAGGGCTGCAGTGTGCTCCGCAAGTACCTGGGCCAGCTCCACTACCTTCAGAGTCGGGTCCCCATGGGCTCGGGCCAGGAGGCCGCCGTTCCTGTCACCTG GACCGAGATCTTCTCTGGCAAGtctgtggcccatgaggacatcAAATACGAGCAGGCTTGCATTCTCTACAACCTTG GGGCGCTGCATTCCATGCTGGGGGCCATGGACAAGCGGGTGTCTGAGGAG gGCATGAAGGTCTCCTGTacgcatttccagtgtgcagcaggcGCCTTTGCCTACCTGCGTGAGCACTTCCCTCAGGCCTACAGTGTGGACATGAGTCGCCAGATCCTCTCTCTCAACGTCAACCTCATGCTG GGCCAGGCTCAGGAGTGCCTTCTGGAGAAGTCAATGTTGGACAACAGGAAGAGCTTTCTGGTGGCCCGCATCAGTGCACAG GTAGTAGATTACTACAAGGAGGCATGCCGGGCCTTGGAGAACCCCGACACCGCCTCACTGCTGGGCCGGATCCAGAAGGACTGGAAGAAGCTTGTCCAGATGAAGATCTACTACTTTGCAGCTGTGGCTCAT CTGCACATGGGGAAGCAGGCGGAAGAGCAGCAGAAGTTTGGGGAGCGG GTCGCATATTTCCAGAGTGCCCTGGACAAGCTCAATGAAGCCATCAAGTTGGCCAAG GGCCAGCCTGACACTGTGCAGGACGCACTGCGCTTTGCTATGGACGTCATTGGGGGAAA GTACAATTCTGCCAAAAAGGACAATGACTTCATCTACCACGAGGCTGTCCCAGCACTGGACACCCTTCAGCCTGTAAAAG gcgcccccttggtGAAGCCCTTACCGGTGAACCCCACAGACCCTGCTGTTACAGGCCCTGACATCTTTGCCAAACTTGTACCTATGGCTGCTCACGAAGCCTCGTCGCTCtacag TGAGGAGAAGGCCAAGCTGCTTCGGGAGATGATGGCCAAGATTGAGGACAAGAATGAGGTCCTGGA tcAGTTCATGGATTCAATGCAGCTGGACCCTGAGACTGTGGACAACCTTGATGCGTACAGCCACATCCCGCCCCAGCTCATGGAGAAGTGCGCAGCTCTCAGTGTCCGGCCCGACACCGTCAGGAACCTTGTGCAGTCCATGCAAG CGCTGTCAGGTGTGTTCACGGATGTGGAAGCCTCCCTGAAGGACATCAGGGAGCTGCTGGAGGAGGACGAGCTGCTTGAGCAGAAGCTGCAGGAGGCCCTGGGCCAGGCCGGGGCCGGCCAGGCGGGCTCCAAGGCAGAGCTGGCTGAGGTGAGGCGCGACTGGGCTAAGTACATGGAGGTCCACGAGAAGGCCTCCTTCACCAACAGCGAGTTGCACCGGGCCATGAATCTGCACGTGGGCAACCTGCGCCTGCTCAGCGGGCCGCTGGACCAGGTCCGGGCTGCCCTGCCCACGCCAGCCCTCACCCCGG AGGACAAGGCTGTGCTGCAGAACCTGAAGCGTATCCTGGCCAAGGTGCAGGAGATGCGGGACCAGCGTGTGTCCCTGGAGCAGCAGCTGCGGGAGCTGATCCAGAAGGATGATATCACGGCCTCTCTGGTTACTGCCGACCACTCAGAGATGAAG AAGCTGTTTGAGGAGCAGCTGAAGAAGTATGACCAGCTGCGGGTGTACCTGGAGCAGAACCTGGCGGCCCAGGACAACGTCCTCCGGGCACTGACCGAGGCCAACGTGCAGTATGCGGCCGTGCGGCGGGTGCTCAGTGAGCTGGACCAAAA gTGGAACTCCACACTCCAGACCCTGGTGGCCTCCTACGAAGCCTATGAGGACCTGATGAAGAAGTCCCAGGAGGGCAAGGACTTCTACGCGGACCTGGAGAGCAAGGTGGCTGCTCTCTTGGAGCGGGCGCAGTCTACCTGCCAGGCCCGTGAGGCTGCGCGCCAGCAGCTCCTGGACAG GGAGCTAAAGAAGAAGCCGCCCCCACGGCCCACAGCCCCGAAGCCACTGCTGCCCcggagggaagagggggaggcagcGGAGACAGGAGACCTGCCTGAGGAGCTGCGCAGCCTGCCCCCTGACATGGTGGCCGGCTCACGGCCACCGGAAACCTACTTGGGAACTGCTACCCCACTCCACTTtcctcccagccccttccccagttCTGTGGGCCCAGCACCCCACTATCTCTCAGGTACTGTTCCTCCTTGTACCTACTCAGGTCCCAGCCAGGTGTTGCAGCCCAGGGCCCCCCAGGTCCCAGGCCACCCTGCAATGGCCATGGCTCCTGGACCTGCCCTCTACTCAGCCCCTGCCTACACACCGGAGTTGGGCCTTGTGCCCCGGTCCTCCCCACAGCATGGTGTGGTGAGCAGTCCCTATAGGGGTGTAGGGCCCCCCCCGCCAGTTGCAGGTCTGCCCTCAGCCCCACCTCCCCAGTTCTCAGGCCCTGAGATGGCCATGGGGGTTCGGCCAGCCACCACCACTGTAGATAGTGTGCAGGCCCCCATCTCCAGCCACACCGCACCACGGCCAAACCCCAGCCATgttcctccccagccctgcttccCGGTGCCCCCACCACAGCCGCAACTACTGCCTGCACCCTACACGTACCCTGTGGGAGCCAAGCCGCCCCTCACAGCTCCCCCCGCCCAGCACCACTTTCCTCCTGGGATTCCCCCAGGTTTTCCAGCCCCTAGGGTTGGGCCCCAGCCCCATCCCGCAGGAGTGGCATTTGGGCCCCAGCCCCCCCAGCAGCCCCTTCCACTCCAGCATCCGAACCTCTTCCCACCCCAGGCTCCAGGGCGGGTCCCCCCACAAGCTCCCTACCCTTTTGCCCCTCAATCTGGTGTCCTGGGACAGCCAACACCACCCCTGCACACCCCCCTCTACCCGGGCCCCCCTCAGgaccctctgcccccccactcaggggctctgcccttccccacccctggtccacctcagtctccccatcccACCCTGGCATAtggtcctgccccttcccccaggcccctgggccccCAGGCGGCCCCTCTCTCCATCCGGGGTCCCTCACCTGCTGGCcagcccacccccaacccccatctgGTGCCTTCACCTGCCCCGTCACCAGGGCCTGGCCCGGTGCCACCTCGGCCCCCTGCTGCAGAGCCGCCCCCGTGTGCGCGCCGGGGCACTGCGGCTGCAGACCTGTTGTCCTCCAGCCCGGAGAGTCAGCACGGAGGCACGCAGCCCCCTGGGGGTGGGCAGCCCCTGCTGCAGCCTACAAAGGTGGACGCGGCCGAGGGCCGCCGCCCACAAGCCCTAAGGCTGATTGAGCGGGACCCCTACGAGCACCCCGAGAGGCTGCAGCAGTTGCAGCGGGAGCTGGAGGCCTTTCGAGGCCAGCTGGGGGATGCGGCGGCCCTGGATGCCATGTGGCGAGAGCTGCAGGATGCCCAGGAACACGACGCCCGTGGCCGGTCCATTGCCATCGCCCGCTGCTACTCCCTGAAGAACCGGCACCAGGATGTCATGCCCTACGACAGTAACCGCGTGGTGCTGCGCTCGGGTAAGGACGACTACATCAACGCCAGCCGTGTGGAAGGGCTCTCCCCCTACTGCCCGCCTTTggtggccacccaggcaccgctgccCGGTACGGCCGCAGACTTCTGGCTCATGGTGCATGAGCAGAAGGTGTCGGTCATTGTCATGCTGGTGTCTGAGGCGGAGATGGAGAAG CAAAAGGTGGCGCGCTACTTCCCCACCGAGAGGGGCCAGCCCATGGTGCACGGCGCCCTGAGCCTGGCCCTGAGCAGCGTTCGGGCCACTGAGACCCACGTGGAGCGCGTGCTGAGCCTGCAGTTTCGGGACCAGAGCCTCAAGCGCTCGCTCGTGCACCTCCACTTCCCCACTTGGCCTGAGCT GGGCCTGCCGGACAGCCCTGGCAACCTGCTGCGCTTCATCCAGGAGGTGCACGCACACTGCCTGCACCAGCGGCCGCTGCACACGCCCGTCGTCGTGCACTGCAG CTCGGGGGTGGGCCGCACGGGAGCCTTCGCGCTGCTCTACGCCGCCGTGCAGGAGGTGGAGGCTGGGAACGGGATCCCCGAGCTGCCTCGGCTGGTGCGGCGCATGCGGCAGCAGAGGAAACACATGCTGCAGGAGAAA CTGCACCTCAGGTTCTGCCACGAGGCGGTGGTGAGACATGTGGAGCAGGTCCTGCAGCGCCATGGTGTGCCTCCTCCGGGCAGACCGTCGGTCGGCACCAGCGTCAGCCAGAAG AACCACCTTCCTCAGGACTCCCAGGACCTGGTCCTTGGCGGGGACGTGCCCATCAGCTCCATCCAGGCTACCATTGCCAAGCTCAGCATCCGGCCTCCTGGGGCCCTGGATTCTCCGGCTGCCAGCATCCCAGGCCCCATAGAGCCCCCGGGCCTGCCACCAGCCAGCCTCCCAGAGTCCACTCAGCTcccgccctcctccccaccccccctctctTCACCCCAGCCCGAGGCCCCCCAGCCTGAGGAGGAACAACCAGTACCTGAGGCCCCCAGCCTGgggcccccctcctcctccctcgaGCTGTTGGCCTCCCTAACTCCCGAGGCCTTCTCTCTGGACAACTCCTTGCGAGGAAAGCAGCGGATGAGCAAGCAAAACTTTCTGCAAGCCCATAATGGTCAGGGTCTGAGGGCTGCCCGGGCCACTGATGACCCCCTCAGCCTTCTGGATCCGCTCTGGACACTTAACAAGACCTGA